One segment of Macaca fascicularis isolate 582-1 chromosome 2, T2T-MFA8v1.1 DNA contains the following:
- the CDV3 gene encoding protein CDV3 homolog isoform X6, with protein MQISEKEEDDNEKRQDPGDNWEEGGGGGGGMEKSSGPWNKTALVQAPPAPVIVTETPEPAMTSGVYRPPGARLTTTRKTPQGPPEIYSDTQFPSLQSTAKHVESRNRYLK; from the exons TGAAAAGGAAGAAGATGATAATGAAAAGAGACAAGATCCAGGTGATAACTGGGAagaaggtggaggtggtggtggaggtatGGAAAAATCTTCAGGTCCCTGGAATAAAACAGCTCTGGTCCAAGCACCTCCTGCTCCAGTAATCG ttacaGAAACCCCAGAACCGGCAATGACTAGTGGTGTGTATAGGCCTCCTGGGGCCAGGTTAACCACAACAAGGAAAACACCACAAGGACCACCAGAAATCTACAGCGATACACAGTTCCCATCCCTGCAGTCAACTGCCAAGCACGTAGAAAGCCGGAA CAGGTACTTAAAATGA
- the CDV3 gene encoding protein CDV3 homolog isoform X5, giving the protein MQISEKEEDDNEKRQDPGDNWEEGGGGGGGMEKSSGPWNKTALVQAPPAPVIVTETPEPAMTSGVYRPPGARLTTTRKTPQGPPEIYSDTQFPSLQSTAKHVESRKDKEMEKSFEVVRHKNRGRDEVSKNQALKLQLDNQYAVLENQKSSHSQYN; this is encoded by the exons TGAAAAGGAAGAAGATGATAATGAAAAGAGACAAGATCCAGGTGATAACTGGGAagaaggtggaggtggtggtggaggtatGGAAAAATCTTCAGGTCCCTGGAATAAAACAGCTCTGGTCCAAGCACCTCCTGCTCCAGTAATCG ttacaGAAACCCCAGAACCGGCAATGACTAGTGGTGTGTATAGGCCTCCTGGGGCCAGGTTAACCACAACAAGGAAAACACCACAAGGACCACCAGAAATCTACAGCGATACACAGTTCCCATCCCTGCAGTCAACTGCCAAGCACGTAGAAAGCCGGAA ggataaagaaatggagaagagCTTTGAAGTAGTAAGACACAAAAATAGAggtagggatgaggtttcaaAAAACCAGGCCCTTAAACTTCAGCTAGACAACCAGTATGCTGTGCTTGAAAATCAGAAAAGCAGCCACTCACAATACAATTAA
- the CDV3 gene encoding protein CDV3 homolog isoform X7: protein MQISEKEEDDNEKRQDPGDNWEEGGGGGGGMEKSSGPWNKTALVQAPPAPVIVTETPEPAMTSGVYRPPGARLTTTRKTPQGPPEIYSDTQFPSLQSTAKHVESRKYLK, encoded by the exons TGAAAAGGAAGAAGATGATAATGAAAAGAGACAAGATCCAGGTGATAACTGGGAagaaggtggaggtggtggtggaggtatGGAAAAATCTTCAGGTCCCTGGAATAAAACAGCTCTGGTCCAAGCACCTCCTGCTCCAGTAATCG ttacaGAAACCCCAGAACCGGCAATGACTAGTGGTGTGTATAGGCCTCCTGGGGCCAGGTTAACCACAACAAGGAAAACACCACAAGGACCACCAGAAATCTACAGCGATACACAGTTCCCATCCCTGCAGTCAACTGCCAAGCACGTAGAAAGCCGGAA GTACTTAAAATGA